In Lutra lutra chromosome 6, mLutLut1.2, whole genome shotgun sequence, the following are encoded in one genomic region:
- the SCAND3 gene encoding SCAN domain-containing protein 3 isoform X2 yields the protein MATASGVLPAVAGRAAGERGEIIRVKVKEEDHVWDQESCLHKNVSLTRELCRLRFRQFCYQETPGPREALSRLRELCRQWLRPEMHSKEQIVELLVLEQFLTILPEELQAWVREQQPESGEQAVAALEDLERELDEPRQQVPQRTDGPEIPVEEMTPMETVKESFGAQLQRVEDGMECDSPEPHQSLQDRSFLWLSMMSQSMGDDNPSSLDTNEPEIEPENMREKFFRSLAVLLENKSNNTKIFSKAKYCQLIREVKEAKAKARKESVDYRRLARFDVILVQGNEKLIEATNGETDKVRYYLHSEELFDILHDTHLSIGHGGRTRMEKELQAKYRNITKEVIMLYLTLCGACQQKNVKLKKVLTSKPMKEVNSRCQVDLIDMQLNPDGEYKFIMHYQDLRTKLSFLRSLKSKKPKEVAHALLDIFTIIGAPSVLQSDNGREFSSQVVRELSNIWPELKIVHGKPLPCQSQSSVNQTNEDIQTRIISWMQTHQSSHWAEFLWFIQMTQNQPYHRGMQQTPREGTWSSEAKLGLCHSQLPEDLPASLSPENGSEQSAAGAQCEENMETGTDSSDLEDHLSIPPTGAVKKPPENRLRFIPCVVCEKECSGAHSCISCDGNVHAVCGVPRQQDPEDYHHRMTCSLCYETTTMKRKHDETQRSLTGQPFKMLKPSETPFPSDDVGDWMAKQASLDFFVKKKHTFSEYSSRSKRNGNNGSRPEQRKTRRVHTSFTRKYDPSYIEFGFVAVIDGAVLKPQCIICGDILANEAMKPSKLKRHLYSKHKEISSQPREFFERKSSELKSQPKPVLNVSHINISALRASYKVALPVAKSKTPYTIAETLVKDCIREVCLEMLGESAAKKVAQVPLSNDTIARRIQELASDMEDQLVEQIKAAKYFSLQLDECRDVANMVILLVYVRFEHDDDIKEEFFFSASLPTNTTSAELYEAVKNYVVNKCGLEFRFCVGVCSDGAASMTGTRSEVVTQIKELAPECKITHCFIHRESLAMRKVSAELNSVLTDTVKIVNYVKSNAFNSRLFSLLCDNMEADHTQLLLHAEMRWLSRGKVLSRMFEIRNELLVFLQSRKPVWSQLFRDVNWTAGLAYLSDIFSIFNDLNVSMQGKNATCFSMADKIEGQKQKLEAWKNRVSADCYDMFHNLTTVIQEVGNDLDVVHLRKVISEHLTNLLDCLELYFPSKEDPRVGNSWIQNPFLPPKDNLDLTVTLQDNLLKLAADEGLKTNFENTASLASFWIKVKNEYPELAEVALKSLLLFPSTSLCETGFSTLSVIKTKHRNSLNIHYPLRVALSSIQPRLDKLTSKKQAHLSH from the exons ATGGCCACGGCCTCCGGGGTTCTCCCGGCCGTGGCTGGCCGGGCTGCGGGGGAGCGTGGGGAGATTATCAGAGTGAAGGTTAAAGAGGAGGACCACGTTTGGGATCAGGAGTCCTGCTTGCACAAAAATGTGTCTCTCACCCGGGAGCTCTGCCGCCTGCGCTTCCGGCAGTTCTGCTACCAGGAGACCCCGGGGCCCCGCGAGGCGCTGAGCCGGCTGCGGGAGCTCTGCCGCCAGTGGCTGCGGCCGGAGATGCACAGCAAGGAGCAGATCGTGGAGCTGCTGGTGCTGGAGCAGTTCCTGACCATCCTGCCCGAGGAGCTGCAGGCCTGGGTGCGGGAGCAGCAGCCGGAGAGCGGGGAGCAGGCGGTGGCCGCGCTGGAGGACCTGGAGAGGGAGCTGGATGAGCCTCGACAGCAG GTCCCACAGCGCACAGATGGGCCAGAAATTCCTGTGGAGGAAATGACTCCTATGGAGACCGTGAAGGAGTCCTTTGGTGCCCAGCTCCAGCGTGTGGAAGACGGAATGGAATGTGACTCTCCAGAGCCACACCAGTCACTGCAGGACA GGTCATTCTTGTGGCTTTCCATGATGTCTCAAAGCATGGGTGATGATAACCCCAGTAGTTTGGACACTAATGAACCAGAAATTGAACCAGAAAACATGAGAGAGAAGTTCTTCAGAAGCTTAGCAGTGTTACtggaaaacaaaagtaataatacCAAGATATTTTCTAAAGCAAAATACTGTCAGTTAATAAGGGAAGTGAAAGAGGCAAAAGCGAAGGCAAGAAAGGAATCTGTAGACTATCGTCGCTTAGCTAGATTTGATGTGATCCTCGTGCAAGGAAATGAGAAGCTGATTGAGGCTACAAATGGGGAAACAGACAAAGTGCGGTATTACTTACATAGCGAGGAGTTATTTGACATTCTGCATGATACCCATCTCAGCATTGGACATGGCGGGCGTACCCGCATGGAGAAAGAGTTACAAGCAAAATACAGGAACATCACAAAGGAAGTTATAATGCTATACCTGACACTCTGCGGAGCATGCCAACAGAAAAATGTGAAACTCAAGAAAGTTCTAACATCAAAGCCAATGAAGGAAGTGAATTCGAGATGCCAAGTGGATCTTATAGACATGCAGTTGAATCCTGATGGGGAGTATAAATTTATTATGCATTATCAAGACCTTCGTACAAAGTTGAGTTTCTTGCGGTCACTAAAATCTAAAAAGCCTAAGGAAGTTGCACATGCCCTTTTAGATATTTTTACAATTATTGGAGCACCCAGTGTCCTACAATCTGACAATGGGAGGGAATTTTCAAGCCAGGTTGTCCGTGAACTCAGTAATATTTGGCCAGAATTAAAAATTGTCCATGGGAAGCCTCTACCTTGTCAAAGCCAAAGTTCTGTGAATCAAACTAATGAGGATATCCAAACTAGGATTATCTCCTGGATGCAAACTCACCAGTCATCACACTGGGCTGAATTTTTGTGGTTCATTCAGATGACCCAGAATCAGCCCTATCACCGAGGCATGCAGCAGACTCCACGTGAAGGCACCTGGAGCTCTGAAGCTAAACTAGGCCTGTGTCATTCCCAGTTACCCGAAGACCTTCCTGCTAGCCTGAGTCCAGAAAACGGATCAGAACAAAGTGCAGCAGGAGCACAGTGTGAAGAGAACATGGAGACTGGCACAGACAGCAGTGACCTTGAAGACCATCTTTCTATTCCTCCCACCGGGGCCGTGAAGAAGCCTCCTGAAAACAGACTAAGATTCATACCCTGTGTGGTGTGTGAGAAGGAATGCTCGGGTGCTCATAGTTGCATATCTTGTGATGGAAACGTCCATGCGGTGTGTGGAGTGCCCCGCCAGCAAGACCCCGAGGACTATCATCACAGAATGACGTGCAGCCTCTGCTATGAGACCACAACAATGAAAAGGAAGCATGACGAGACCCAAAGAAGTTTGACTGGTCAGCCTTTCAAAATGCTGAAGCCGTCAGAGACACCATTTCCCTCAGACGACGTAGGAGATTGG ATGGCAAAACAAGCCTCACTAGACTTTTTTGTCAAGAAAAAACATACCTTTTCTGAATATAGCAGCCGTAGTAAGAGAAATGGTAACAATGGAAGTCGCCCAGAGCAGAGGAAAACCAGAAGAGTTCACACAAGTTTTACTCGGAAGTATGACCCCTCGTATATTGAGTTCGGGTTTGTAGCCGTAATCGATGGCGCAGTGCTGAAGCCGCAGTGCATTATATGTGGAGACATCCTGGCCAATGAAGCCATGAAACCATCGAAGCTGAAGCGGCACTTGTATTCAAAACATAAAGAGATAAGTTCGCAACCGAGAGaattctttgagagaaagagcagtgaATTAAAAAGCCAGCCAAAGCCGGTGCTGAATGTTTCTCACATAAACATCAGTGCTCTGCGGGCGTCCTACAAGGTGGCGCTCCCGGTCGCCAAGTCTAAGACGCCGTACACGATCGCGGAGACGCTGGTGAAAGACTGCATCAGAGAAGTCTGCCTGGAGATGCTGGGTGAGTCCGCAGCCAAGAAGGTGGCCCAGGTGCCGCTTTCCAACGACACCATAGCCCGGCGCATTCAGGAGCTGGCGAGCGACATGGAGGACCAACTTGTAGAGCAAATAAAAGCAGCAAAGTACTTTTCGTTGCAGCTTGACGAATGCAGAGACGTTGCTAACATGGTCATTCTTCTGGTGTATGTGCGGTTCGAACATGATGATGATATAAAGGAAGAATTCTTCTTTTCAGCCTCTTTACCGACAAACACGACTAGCGCGGAGCTGTATGAAGCTGTGAAGAATTACGTTGTCAACAAGTGTGGTCTGGAGTTCAGGTTTTGTGTGGGAGTGTGTTCTGATGGCGCGGCGTCCATGACAGGAACGCGTTCTGAAGTGGTGACCCAGATCAAGGAGCTGGCCCCAGAGTGCAAAATAACACATTGCTTCATTCATCGAGAAAGTCTGGCCATGAGAAAGGTGTCCGCGGAGCTAAACAGTGTGCTCACTGACACGGTAAAAATCGTGAATTATGTCAAGTCTAACGCGTTCAATTCCAGACTGTTCTCTTTGTTGTGCGACAACATGGAGGCTGACCACACGCAGCTGTTGCTGCACGCCGAGATGCGCTGGTTGTCTCGGGGAAAGGTTCTGTCGAGAATGTTTGAAATACGAAATGAACTCCTAGTGTTTCTGCAAAGCAGGAAGCCAGTTTGGTCCCAGCTTTTCAGAGATGTGAATTGGACAGCCGGACTTGCTTATTTATCTGatatattcagtatttttaatgatCTTAACGTTTCCATGCAAGGGAAGAATGCAACCTGTTTTTCAATGGCTGATAAGATTGAAGGacaaaaacagaaattagaaGCCTGGAAAAACAGAGTTTCTGCAGATTGTTATGACATGTTCCATAATTTAACAACAGTAATCCAGGAAGTAGGTAATGACCTTGATGTTGTCCATCTGCGGAAAGTTATCAGTGAACATCTTACGAATCTGTTGGATTGTTTGGAATTGTATTTTCCTTCAAAAGAAGATCCACGTGTGGGAAACTCGTGGATCCAAAACCCATTTCTTCCGCCAAAAGATAATTTAGATTTAACTGTAACCCTGCAGGATAACTTGTTGAAGCTGGCTGCTGATGAAGGattgaaaacaaattttgaaaatacagcaTCGCTTGCTTCATTttggataaaagttaaaaatgagtaTCCTGAACTAGCTGAGGTTGCTTTAAAATccctccttctgttcccctcAACATCCCTCTGCGAGACTGGGTTCTCCACTCTAAGcgttattaaaacaaaacacaggaacaGTTTAAATATCCATTATCCCCTGAGAGTAGCGTTGTCATCAATCCAGCCGAGGTTAGACAAATTAACAAGCAAGAAGCAAGCTCACTTATCCCATTAA
- the SCAND3 gene encoding SCAN domain-containing protein 3 isoform X1 has protein sequence MATASGVLPAVAGRAAGERGEIIRVKVKEEDHVWDQESCLHKNVSLTRELCRLRFRQFCYQETPGPREALSRLRELCRQWLRPEMHSKEQIVELLVLEQFLTILPEELQAWVREQQPESGEQAVAALEDLERELDEPRQQVPQRTDGPEIPVEEMTPMETVKESFGAQLQRVEDGMECDSPEPHQSLQDSGSFLWLSMMSQSMGDDNPSSLDTNEPEIEPENMREKFFRSLAVLLENKSNNTKIFSKAKYCQLIREVKEAKAKARKESVDYRRLARFDVILVQGNEKLIEATNGETDKVRYYLHSEELFDILHDTHLSIGHGGRTRMEKELQAKYRNITKEVIMLYLTLCGACQQKNVKLKKVLTSKPMKEVNSRCQVDLIDMQLNPDGEYKFIMHYQDLRTKLSFLRSLKSKKPKEVAHALLDIFTIIGAPSVLQSDNGREFSSQVVRELSNIWPELKIVHGKPLPCQSQSSVNQTNEDIQTRIISWMQTHQSSHWAEFLWFIQMTQNQPYHRGMQQTPREGTWSSEAKLGLCHSQLPEDLPASLSPENGSEQSAAGAQCEENMETGTDSSDLEDHLSIPPTGAVKKPPENRLRFIPCVVCEKECSGAHSCISCDGNVHAVCGVPRQQDPEDYHHRMTCSLCYETTTMKRKHDETQRSLTGQPFKMLKPSETPFPSDDVGDWMAKQASLDFFVKKKHTFSEYSSRSKRNGNNGSRPEQRKTRRVHTSFTRKYDPSYIEFGFVAVIDGAVLKPQCIICGDILANEAMKPSKLKRHLYSKHKEISSQPREFFERKSSELKSQPKPVLNVSHINISALRASYKVALPVAKSKTPYTIAETLVKDCIREVCLEMLGESAAKKVAQVPLSNDTIARRIQELASDMEDQLVEQIKAAKYFSLQLDECRDVANMVILLVYVRFEHDDDIKEEFFFSASLPTNTTSAELYEAVKNYVVNKCGLEFRFCVGVCSDGAASMTGTRSEVVTQIKELAPECKITHCFIHRESLAMRKVSAELNSVLTDTVKIVNYVKSNAFNSRLFSLLCDNMEADHTQLLLHAEMRWLSRGKVLSRMFEIRNELLVFLQSRKPVWSQLFRDVNWTAGLAYLSDIFSIFNDLNVSMQGKNATCFSMADKIEGQKQKLEAWKNRVSADCYDMFHNLTTVIQEVGNDLDVVHLRKVISEHLTNLLDCLELYFPSKEDPRVGNSWIQNPFLPPKDNLDLTVTLQDNLLKLAADEGLKTNFENTASLASFWIKVKNEYPELAEVALKSLLLFPSTSLCETGFSTLSVIKTKHRNSLNIHYPLRVALSSIQPRLDKLTSKKQAHLSH, from the exons ATGGCCACGGCCTCCGGGGTTCTCCCGGCCGTGGCTGGCCGGGCTGCGGGGGAGCGTGGGGAGATTATCAGAGTGAAGGTTAAAGAGGAGGACCACGTTTGGGATCAGGAGTCCTGCTTGCACAAAAATGTGTCTCTCACCCGGGAGCTCTGCCGCCTGCGCTTCCGGCAGTTCTGCTACCAGGAGACCCCGGGGCCCCGCGAGGCGCTGAGCCGGCTGCGGGAGCTCTGCCGCCAGTGGCTGCGGCCGGAGATGCACAGCAAGGAGCAGATCGTGGAGCTGCTGGTGCTGGAGCAGTTCCTGACCATCCTGCCCGAGGAGCTGCAGGCCTGGGTGCGGGAGCAGCAGCCGGAGAGCGGGGAGCAGGCGGTGGCCGCGCTGGAGGACCTGGAGAGGGAGCTGGATGAGCCTCGACAGCAG GTCCCACAGCGCACAGATGGGCCAGAAATTCCTGTGGAGGAAATGACTCCTATGGAGACCGTGAAGGAGTCCTTTGGTGCCCAGCTCCAGCGTGTGGAAGACGGAATGGAATGTGACTCTCCAGAGCCACACCAGTCACTGCAGGACAGTG GGTCATTCTTGTGGCTTTCCATGATGTCTCAAAGCATGGGTGATGATAACCCCAGTAGTTTGGACACTAATGAACCAGAAATTGAACCAGAAAACATGAGAGAGAAGTTCTTCAGAAGCTTAGCAGTGTTACtggaaaacaaaagtaataatacCAAGATATTTTCTAAAGCAAAATACTGTCAGTTAATAAGGGAAGTGAAAGAGGCAAAAGCGAAGGCAAGAAAGGAATCTGTAGACTATCGTCGCTTAGCTAGATTTGATGTGATCCTCGTGCAAGGAAATGAGAAGCTGATTGAGGCTACAAATGGGGAAACAGACAAAGTGCGGTATTACTTACATAGCGAGGAGTTATTTGACATTCTGCATGATACCCATCTCAGCATTGGACATGGCGGGCGTACCCGCATGGAGAAAGAGTTACAAGCAAAATACAGGAACATCACAAAGGAAGTTATAATGCTATACCTGACACTCTGCGGAGCATGCCAACAGAAAAATGTGAAACTCAAGAAAGTTCTAACATCAAAGCCAATGAAGGAAGTGAATTCGAGATGCCAAGTGGATCTTATAGACATGCAGTTGAATCCTGATGGGGAGTATAAATTTATTATGCATTATCAAGACCTTCGTACAAAGTTGAGTTTCTTGCGGTCACTAAAATCTAAAAAGCCTAAGGAAGTTGCACATGCCCTTTTAGATATTTTTACAATTATTGGAGCACCCAGTGTCCTACAATCTGACAATGGGAGGGAATTTTCAAGCCAGGTTGTCCGTGAACTCAGTAATATTTGGCCAGAATTAAAAATTGTCCATGGGAAGCCTCTACCTTGTCAAAGCCAAAGTTCTGTGAATCAAACTAATGAGGATATCCAAACTAGGATTATCTCCTGGATGCAAACTCACCAGTCATCACACTGGGCTGAATTTTTGTGGTTCATTCAGATGACCCAGAATCAGCCCTATCACCGAGGCATGCAGCAGACTCCACGTGAAGGCACCTGGAGCTCTGAAGCTAAACTAGGCCTGTGTCATTCCCAGTTACCCGAAGACCTTCCTGCTAGCCTGAGTCCAGAAAACGGATCAGAACAAAGTGCAGCAGGAGCACAGTGTGAAGAGAACATGGAGACTGGCACAGACAGCAGTGACCTTGAAGACCATCTTTCTATTCCTCCCACCGGGGCCGTGAAGAAGCCTCCTGAAAACAGACTAAGATTCATACCCTGTGTGGTGTGTGAGAAGGAATGCTCGGGTGCTCATAGTTGCATATCTTGTGATGGAAACGTCCATGCGGTGTGTGGAGTGCCCCGCCAGCAAGACCCCGAGGACTATCATCACAGAATGACGTGCAGCCTCTGCTATGAGACCACAACAATGAAAAGGAAGCATGACGAGACCCAAAGAAGTTTGACTGGTCAGCCTTTCAAAATGCTGAAGCCGTCAGAGACACCATTTCCCTCAGACGACGTAGGAGATTGG ATGGCAAAACAAGCCTCACTAGACTTTTTTGTCAAGAAAAAACATACCTTTTCTGAATATAGCAGCCGTAGTAAGAGAAATGGTAACAATGGAAGTCGCCCAGAGCAGAGGAAAACCAGAAGAGTTCACACAAGTTTTACTCGGAAGTATGACCCCTCGTATATTGAGTTCGGGTTTGTAGCCGTAATCGATGGCGCAGTGCTGAAGCCGCAGTGCATTATATGTGGAGACATCCTGGCCAATGAAGCCATGAAACCATCGAAGCTGAAGCGGCACTTGTATTCAAAACATAAAGAGATAAGTTCGCAACCGAGAGaattctttgagagaaagagcagtgaATTAAAAAGCCAGCCAAAGCCGGTGCTGAATGTTTCTCACATAAACATCAGTGCTCTGCGGGCGTCCTACAAGGTGGCGCTCCCGGTCGCCAAGTCTAAGACGCCGTACACGATCGCGGAGACGCTGGTGAAAGACTGCATCAGAGAAGTCTGCCTGGAGATGCTGGGTGAGTCCGCAGCCAAGAAGGTGGCCCAGGTGCCGCTTTCCAACGACACCATAGCCCGGCGCATTCAGGAGCTGGCGAGCGACATGGAGGACCAACTTGTAGAGCAAATAAAAGCAGCAAAGTACTTTTCGTTGCAGCTTGACGAATGCAGAGACGTTGCTAACATGGTCATTCTTCTGGTGTATGTGCGGTTCGAACATGATGATGATATAAAGGAAGAATTCTTCTTTTCAGCCTCTTTACCGACAAACACGACTAGCGCGGAGCTGTATGAAGCTGTGAAGAATTACGTTGTCAACAAGTGTGGTCTGGAGTTCAGGTTTTGTGTGGGAGTGTGTTCTGATGGCGCGGCGTCCATGACAGGAACGCGTTCTGAAGTGGTGACCCAGATCAAGGAGCTGGCCCCAGAGTGCAAAATAACACATTGCTTCATTCATCGAGAAAGTCTGGCCATGAGAAAGGTGTCCGCGGAGCTAAACAGTGTGCTCACTGACACGGTAAAAATCGTGAATTATGTCAAGTCTAACGCGTTCAATTCCAGACTGTTCTCTTTGTTGTGCGACAACATGGAGGCTGACCACACGCAGCTGTTGCTGCACGCCGAGATGCGCTGGTTGTCTCGGGGAAAGGTTCTGTCGAGAATGTTTGAAATACGAAATGAACTCCTAGTGTTTCTGCAAAGCAGGAAGCCAGTTTGGTCCCAGCTTTTCAGAGATGTGAATTGGACAGCCGGACTTGCTTATTTATCTGatatattcagtatttttaatgatCTTAACGTTTCCATGCAAGGGAAGAATGCAACCTGTTTTTCAATGGCTGATAAGATTGAAGGacaaaaacagaaattagaaGCCTGGAAAAACAGAGTTTCTGCAGATTGTTATGACATGTTCCATAATTTAACAACAGTAATCCAGGAAGTAGGTAATGACCTTGATGTTGTCCATCTGCGGAAAGTTATCAGTGAACATCTTACGAATCTGTTGGATTGTTTGGAATTGTATTTTCCTTCAAAAGAAGATCCACGTGTGGGAAACTCGTGGATCCAAAACCCATTTCTTCCGCCAAAAGATAATTTAGATTTAACTGTAACCCTGCAGGATAACTTGTTGAAGCTGGCTGCTGATGAAGGattgaaaacaaattttgaaaatacagcaTCGCTTGCTTCATTttggataaaagttaaaaatgagtaTCCTGAACTAGCTGAGGTTGCTTTAAAATccctccttctgttcccctcAACATCCCTCTGCGAGACTGGGTTCTCCACTCTAAGcgttattaaaacaaaacacaggaacaGTTTAAATATCCATTATCCCCTGAGAGTAGCGTTGTCATCAATCCAGCCGAGGTTAGACAAATTAACAAGCAAGAAGCAAGCTCACTTATCCCATTAA